A stretch of DNA from Bacteroidales bacterium:
TTTAAAATGACATCGAATAATATTCATTCGAAGAGGATAACTATTGCCTCATTATTGGTGGCGCTTGGAATAATTTACGGCGACATAGGGACTAGTCCATTATATGTTCTTAAAGCAATAGTTGGAGAAAGAAAGATTGATGAGATACTGGTGTTTGGTGGAGTTTCATGTATATTCTGGACATTGGTTTTTCAAACAACCATAAAATATATTTGGTTAACACTGAAAGCAGATAATGAA
This window harbors:
- a CDS encoding KUP/HAK/KT family potassium transporter produces the protein MTSNNIHSKRITIASLLVALGIIYGDIGTSPLYVLKAIVGERKIDEILVFGGVSCIFWTLVFQTTIKYIWLTLKADNEGEGGIFSLYALVRRYGKKLVIPTILGATTLLFSALFRGTL